AACTCTTTACAAAACTTAAAACCTATTTAACTAAAACTAGGACGATATAAGCCTGAAAACCTTCAAAACTTCTACCTTATGTAATACGCTATAATAGGCATGTATATAACAGTGCAGCATTTCTATAGATGGGCGTTACAGatacataaatgtatataaCTGCTGAAGTAAGTCACTATGTCAATGTGAAATGTACATTATATATATAGTTAAATTGTTATATAGCTGACCTATGCGGCAAAGTGTAAACAATGGTGGCTGTTTAAGTAGTACAAGGGTATTTGCATAGATGGCGCTGATTGTATTAGTTTGTTGGGCTgttaatagatggcgttagtaaaGCGTGTAAGTTTCATTTGTTtgattattgtattgttttatgaaagaaatacatagttgtttttttattgaaattgctgctcttgttatattttttatatcttttttgaTATGTAAAGTTGAAATTGGTTTCACATCCGTTCAGAAACCAAACCAATTTCTTTTTCGAACTGAACAAGTAATGTCAAATTGACTTTATCAAACGTCAACTTTATCAAAACAATGCCGATTTGTTTACCGCTACAAAATTACTGAAAAATCTGTAAATAATGGCTGAATTATCCGCAATAGCGACATTACAATGCAAGCAGCAAGTTGTACGCGCCGTGCGGTTCAACGTCGACGGTGCCTACTGCCTAACATGCGGCGCagacaagaaaataaaactttggaACCCTCAGCGACAACTTCTGTTAAAAACCTATGGAGGGCACGCGAACGAAGTCTTAGACGCCGCAGGATCGTGTGATAGCAGCCATATTATATCTGCAAGCGCTGATAGGTCTGTAATTCTATGGGACGTGACTACAGGACAACCGTTAAGACGTTACCGTGGCCACGCTAGTTCAGTAACTTGCATAAAATTCAACGAAGAATCAACAATGGCGGTATCAGGGTCTATAGACAATACTGTTGCTTTTTGGGACGTGATCAGTCGTAGACAAGAACCTGTGCAAGTTTTAAAAGAAGCAAAAGACACTATTACTTCGATCCAAGTGACTGACCATGAAGTGTTAACTACTTCTGTAGATTGTCATGTTAGACTCTATGATATAAGAGTAGGAAAAATGATTTCAGATTATATAGGCCATATTGTTACCTATGGGTGTTTAACTAGAGATGGACAATGTTATATCCTTAGCTGTGCCGATAgcactataaaattatttgacaaaGACTCCGGTGAAATCCTAAACACTTTTTCTGGGCATGAGAGCAAAGATTATTTGTTGGAAAATGCTGTGAATGAAAAAGATAGTCATATTATCTCTGGTTCAGCTTCTGGAGAGAtatgttattatgatttaattagTTCTACTTGTGTTAAAAAGTTAGTTCATAGTAAAAATAAACCTGTTGTGTCTATTACTCATCATCCAACTGATAATAGCTTTATTTCTGCTTGTGAAGATGAAATTAAATTGTGGGGAGTAGCCATGGAAGAGTGAATTTGTTAGTTTTAAGCTTATTTTTAGTcaattgttgtaaataaataaataattagattaaaattgtatgaaaattattttattaattggaCCCCTTATGAATTGAAGGAAGAACATTTTTGACGattcttaaaaattataaatagtgatAGAGTGTTCGCTACAAAATgtgataataatgatatttattgaGTTCAACAAGCCACAGTGTTTCGAAAACTTCTATCGCCAATAGTAGCCGTATGGGCGTTACCCACATTTTTCTATTCacgcatttttttacaaattctcATTTGACCTAAAAAAACGACTACGTGTAAgcttatttcaaattcaatacgtagcacttttttatttttctaatctTGCCTGGCAAAGTGGTATTTATCGAAAAGAGGTCAGTGACATGAATTTCTAAACGAAACGAAATTTGAaacgtaaattttaaaatgtcaaatgcgCGTCATTTTTTCTACACTGCAGCGACTCCACCCTGCCCATTGTTGACATATGGTTCTTCGCTATCTCTTTCTTACACACTGAAAATCGGATTCACTGGAACAGTCAAACACATACAAAATGTCAAACAATGAAAACATGACGACTTTCGAGTCTGGAACGCGAGTTAATTGAAATCCGCTTTCTTGTGTGTAAAGCCAAGCCCGATATTGAATATTTCGTAAATTCTATATTTAAGACTTGTGAAACCaaatgaaaacattaaaatggGAGCCAAAGCGCCCGAAAAGTTGAAAATGCGTCGTCCACCGTTGAATTGTGATATTTGTGGTCGAAAATTCTTAAACCAAACAGCTTTGACAAATCATCGCAAATTTTTGCATAAAACTCATCCAGCAGTGATGGCAGTGGCTCAAAAAAAGTTATCGAAGCCGCAAGGGGAAGATAAGCCTAAGAGAGCAGCTAAAAGTGTTGTTTCAAAGCCTTCAATCGCTAAGAAAGTGGTACCGGTTAGTGCGCCGAAAGAAGAAGTTAAACCTGTGACAAAAGTGGTTAAAACTGTCTCAAAAGTGGATAAAAATGTTCCGAATGAGAGTAAAGAGTCTGGGATCAGACAACCGCAGTTCAAATGTCCGAAATGTGACCGAATTTTCTCTGTATACTTCTCAGCATTCAGACATATTCAAAAACATCACTGTGTCGATGCAAACGATCAGCCTGTGTgagtaaat
Above is a window of Anticarsia gemmatalis isolate Benzon Research Colony breed Stoneville strain chromosome 30, ilAntGemm2 primary, whole genome shotgun sequence DNA encoding:
- the LOC142985483 gene encoding WD repeat domain-containing protein 83-like — translated: MAELSAIATLQCKQQVVRAVRFNVDGAYCLTCGADKKIKLWNPQRQLLLKTYGGHANEVLDAAGSCDSSHIISASADRSVILWDVTTGQPLRRYRGHASSVTCIKFNEESTMAVSGSIDNTVAFWDVISRRQEPVQVLKEAKDTITSIQVTDHEVLTTSVDCHVRLYDIRVGKMISDYIGHIVTYGCLTRDGQCYILSCADSTIKLFDKDSGEILNTFSGHESKDYLLENAVNEKDSHIISGSASGEICYYDLISSTCVKKLVHSKNKPVVSITHHPTDNSFISACEDEIKLWGVAMEE